The Bifidobacteriaceae bacterium genomic interval CGACGTGGTGGTAGCCGCCACCGGCGACGACAAGGCCAACTTGGTGCTCGCGCTCCTCGCCAAGTCCGAGTTCGGCGTCCCCAGGGTGGTCGGCCGCGTCAACAACCCGAAGAACGAGTGGATGTTCGACCAGCTTTGGGGGGTCGACGTGGCCGTTTCGACCCCCCGCATCATGACGGCTTTGGTCGAGGAGGCCGTCTCGGTGGGCGATGCCGTCCGGATCTTCACGTTCCGCCAGTCCGACACCGACCTGATCGAGACCACTTTGGCGGAGGACTCGCCTTTGGTCGGCCAGCAGTTGGGCCAGTGCGCTTGGCCCGACGATGCCGTGTTGGTCGCCGTTGTCCGCGACGGCCGCCCCCTCACGCCGGACCCGGACGGCTTCCTGGAAGGCCGCGACCAGTTGCTGTTCTTGGCCTCCCGCGACGCCGCCGACGGGCTCCAGCGCATCCTGGACGCCCGCTGACTACTCGGGGGCCGACGACCCGCCTTCAGCGCTGGCCGACGGTTCGGGGTTGACCTCGCCGCCTTCCTCGGCCTTGTCGGGCGGCTCCGAGGAGCCCACGTCCACTTGCTCCGGCTTGCCCCCGAACGGCGGGACTGCGGCCGGCTGGCCCGCGTCGACTTGGCGCCAGCCGCCGGCCTCATTGTCAAAGCGCCATTGGTGCGCGGCCAGCGGGAAGACGTTCCACAGCAGGTCGCCGTTCTTGCTCCTGGCTGGCAACGCCGCGTAGAAGTCCCCGTTGGGCGCCTTGTAGGTGGACCACAACTCGGGGTTGTCGAGCGGACTGTCGGGGTCGAACCACATGACGACCAACCCGTCCTCGGCCTGCTCTATTCCGGGTCCGTCGGTCCAGCCAAGGTCGGTCGAGATGTTCAGGGGCTTGCCGTTCTGGTCAAACAATTGGACGTGCTCAAGGGGCCTGCCCTCCGCGTCGAACGCGAAGATGTTCCGCACCGGAACGCCCCCGAAACAGAGTTGTTCTGAACAGTAGTCCGCCTCAGCCGTTTTCCCATACGGTTCTTGGGCGTAGGCTCCACCCGAGGCCGGAAAACTCCAATTGCCCACGAATAACATAAGCGCCGCCCACACAGTGACGATCACCGCCACGGTGTTGAATGCCGCCAACAGCACTCTGGTCCGCCGCGGGCGCTCCCCCCAAGGGACCTGACCAAGCGCCATGCTCGCGGCAATGACGACGCAAAATACGATCACCTTGACCAAGTCGTCGGTGCCTTGGCCGTCAAGAGCCTCATATCCTAAGACCAGGACAGCCAGCGCTCTGATCACCCACCAAACCGGCCGCATCTTCCGACCGACCCAAACGGCACCCCGCCACCAGCGAGTCCGGCCCCAACGCAGGGCTGCCGCTCGTAGCTCTTCGAAAGAACGCTGCACAACTGAAGGCGGGCTCGGCACGGGATCCCCGCCTGCCGCCGGCGCCGACCCGCCGGCCCGCGGCGGCAGGTCCGCCGCCGCCCGCAGCTCGTCGGCGTAGAGCCGGGGATCTCCGAACCGCTCCGCGATGCGCTTTAGGGTGAGGGCGTCGCTGGCGCCGGAGTTTTGGTCGCCCGAATCGGCCAGGGCGTCCGTCAAGTCCATTTCGAGATCGTCGGTCAGGTCCCGCACCTGTTCGGGGCTGAGCCCGGCGAGTTCGCGCCGAACCGCCTCCGCATAGTCCCGCACGGCGGGAACGAAGATCACGCTGTTCACTGGGCCACCTCCTGATCGGCCAGGATGTTGTTCATGGTTTCCGCCAATTTGCGCCAGTCGCGGGTCTGGGCCTGGGCAACGGCGCGGCCATGCGCGGTGATTCCGTAATACTTGCGATGCGGCCCCTCGTCAGAGGGCACAACGTAGCTGGTCAGCGTGCCCGCGCCGTAGAGGCGCCGCAAGGTGCCGTAGACCGAGGCCTCGGCCACTTCGCTGAGCCCGGCCCGGCGCAGGCGCCGGACAATGTCGTAGCCGTAACCGTCTTCTCGGCGCACTTCCGCCAGCACAGCCAAGTCCAGCACCCCTTTCAACAATTGCGTGGTGTCCATTGGACCTCCTCGTCGTTATCTTGAAACCAAGGTACCATGCATTGCGCGGTACTAATGCATGCGGGCACCGCGTGTCGCGTCAACGGAAACCGGCCCCTTTGATCGGGCGGAAAAAGGTACCGTCCCCGTTTTGGCTTTGGGAGCGGCTGAACGTGGCCTGAGCATTTCTGCCTGATCTGCCTCCCTCTGCCCCGTTCTGGCCTGTAGCGTGCCATCTGAGTACGTCCCCGTCCATGAGCCCGGCATCGACCGCCGGCGACCCCCTAGTGAGGCCGACAAAATGACGATTCCGCCACGTTTCAGCCGCCGCACCCTTCTAAACCCACCAGATGGCGCCAAGCGGACGCCCGTTCGCCTGGTCGCCATGGCGTCCGCCGGCGCCATCGCGCTGACCGGCGCCCTTGTCGCGGGCACGCTGTTCGGCGTTTCTCCGGCGGCGGCGGTGACCTATCAGAACGGCTGGAACGGCCGGTTCGAAGCGGGGCAGCTCTGGGCTGTGGGAGGGACCGCCAGCGCCTACGCGCTGCCGCAGTGGTTGCCGGACGCGGCCTCCGCCACCCCGGCGGACTTCGCC includes:
- a CDS encoding TrkA family potassium uptake protein, which produces MMKILVAGAGSVGRSIARELLANGHEVIIIDKNPAAMKVASVPDADWILADANELRTLTEAKLEEVDVVVAATGDDKANLVLALLAKSEFGVPRVVGRVNNPKNEWMFDQLWGVDVAVSTPRIMTALVEEAVSVGDAVRIFTFRQSDTDLIETTLAEDSPLVGQQLGQCAWPDDAVLVAVVRDGRPLTPDPDGFLEGRDQLLFLASRDAADGLQRILDAR
- a CDS encoding PadR family transcriptional regulator, translating into MDTTQLLKGVLDLAVLAEVRREDGYGYDIVRRLRRAGLSEVAEASVYGTLRRLYGAGTLTSYVVPSDEGPHRKYYGITAHGRAVAQAQTRDWRKLAETMNNILADQEVAQ